The genomic interval TGAGACATTTTGTTCCACTCCGGCGTTTTTGTCCATAACCAAAAAAAGGGAGGGGCAGGGTGAATTTCCGGACGGCGGCCCGCGTTTTCCGCTCCTTTCCGGGATATTCCTTCCGCTTTAATTTCAATGATGGAATGGGGAGAGCGGGTACATGAAAATGTTCTATAATCGGGAACGTTTCCATTGCAAATGCGGCAAGCCGCTGCCGGTAAGCGCGGGGTCGGCGCGTGGGAAATGAGAATGAGACTGAAAGATGCCGGGTATCCGGTTAATTAATCCGCATGCCGGAAAATGAGGGTGGAGGAATGTGACGTGGGAAGCGGAAAGTTTTGGCTTGTTTTACTGTTTGCGGGGGGCCTTGGCTGGTTCCTCTTGGATGTTTGCCATCCCTCCGCCGCGGCCGCGGAACCGCCAAGCGCTTCGGATTGGGCCAATAAAGGGTTGGCTTTTTTCGGGACGAATCAGCCCCGGGAGGCCATAGATGCCTATTCCAAAGCGATAGAGCTTAATCCGAAAGACGCGGATACCTACCGCAACCGCGGGCTTGCCTACAGCAGTCTTGGCGACGGCAAGCGGGCGGTTGAAGATTACACCAAGGCGATAGAACTGAATCCGAAAGACGTGGCCGCCTACCGCAACCGGGCGTTCGCGCACGGCAGCCTTGGCGATTACGCACAGGCGATAAAAGATTTTGACATGGTTGCGGAGTTAGACCCAAAAGATGCGGATGTCTACCGCAACAGGGCATTCGCCTACGGCAACCTCGGCGATCACAGGCAGGCAATCAAGGATTTCGATAAAGCAATAGAACTGAACCAGAAAGACGTTGCCGCCTACCGCAACAGGGCGTTCGCCTACGGCAACCTGGGCGACCACAGGCAGGCGATAAAAGATTTCGATATGGCCGCGGAGATGGATCCGAAAGACCCCGATGTCTACCGCAACCGCGGGCTTGCATATGGCAACCTCGGCGACCACAAACAGGCGATTAAGGATTTCGATAGAGCGGTTGAGCTAAATCCAAAAGACGGGGATGCTTATCGCCACCGGGGACTCGCGTACAGAAGCCTAAGCGACGACAAGCGGGCAATCGAGGATTTTAACGAGGCAACGGCGTTAAATCCAAAAGACGTGGCGGCCTACCGCAACCGGGCGTTCGCGCATGGCCGTCTTGGCGACCACAGGCAGGCGATAAAAGATTTCGATATGACCGTGGAACTGGACCCGAAAGACCCCGATGTTTACCGCAACCGCGGGCTTGCATATGGCAACCTCGGCGACCACAAACAGGCGATCAAGGATTTCGATAAAGCGGTTGAGCTTAACCCGAAAGATGTGGCGGCCTACCGCAACCGGGCGTTCGCCTACGGCAACCTGGGCGACCACAAGCAGGCGATAAAAGATTTCGACATGGTCGCGGAACTGGATCCGAAAGACCCCGATGTCTACCGCAACAGGGCGTTCGCCTATGGCAACCTCGGCGACCACAAACAGGCGATCAAGGATTTCGATAAAGCGGTTGA from Nitrospinota bacterium carries:
- a CDS encoding tetratricopeptide repeat protein; translated protein: MGSGKFWLVLLFAGGLGWFLLDVCHPSAAAAEPPSASDWANKGLAFFGTNQPREAIDAYSKAIELNPKDADTYRNRGLAYSSLGDGKRAVEDYTKAIELNPKDVAAYRNRAFAHGSLGDYAQAIKDFDMVAELDPKDADVYRNRAFAYGNLGDHRQAIKDFDKAIELNQKDVAAYRNRAFAYGNLGDHRQAIKDFDMAAEMDPKDPDVYRNRGLAYGNLGDHKQAIKDFDRAVELNPKDGDAYRHRGLAYRSLSDDKRAIEDFNEATALNPKDVAAYRNRAFAHGRLGDHRQAIKDFDMTVELDPKDPDVYRNRGLAYGNLGDHKQAIKDFDKAVELNPKDVAAYRNRAFAYGNLGDHKQAIKDFDMVAELDPKDPDVYRNRAFAYGNLGDHKQAIKDFDKAVELNPKDVAAYRNRGFACVKLDDSKRAIADFSKVIELTPKDPEAYRRRGITYSRTGDHRRAIADFDKMTELNPGSPDGYTLRGAAYAALGKYKRAFDDFNRAVELNPKDPEARYNRGLAFNTVGKFPEAIEDMKIASRSGHEGAREFLAKQGIAW